The Bacteroidota bacterium genomic interval GACTTCTCTATTCAATACTTGCTGGTGTTGTAGGTTTTAATTTTATCAAAGAATCGGTTATACGCTTATTCCATCCGACAGTCGCAAATATTAATTGGCTGCCGTTCACAGTAATTGCTTTTACGATTGTATTAAAATCTATTATGGCTATCCATTTCAAGAAAGTGGGAAAAGAACATCGAAGTCCTGTTATACTTGCAAGCTCCGTCGATAGCTTGAACGATGTGATTGCATCATCGTTTGCACTTGTAGCGATTGGAATAAGTTATCTTGGTTATCCAATTTTTGATGGGATTGGAGGAATTTTGATTTCCTTTGTTATTTTAAAAGGAGGTTACGAAATTGCACGCGACAATATTAAATACCTGATGGCACACGCCGCCGACGAAAAACTTTTGGCAGATGTTGTGCAAAGAACTTTAAAAGTTTCGAATGTTAAAGGGGTGAACGATTTAAGATCGCATTATGTTGGAAATCTCTTTCACGTTGAAATACATATTGAGGTAGATAAAAATTTAGACACAAAAACTTCGCATGATATTGGTAAAGCTGTTCAGCGA includes:
- a CDS encoding cation diffusion facilitator family transporter, giving the protein MATARTRASFIGFFSNLFLFIIKIIVGLYIGSIALISDAFNSLMDIVASIATIFSVKVSQQKADNDHPFGHQAAEPIAGLLYSILAGVVGFNFIKESVIRLFHPTVANINWLPFTVIAFTIVLKSIMAIHFKKVGKEHRSPVILASSVDSLNDVIASSFALVAIGISYLGYPIFDGIGGILISFVILKGGYEIARDNIKYLMAHAADEKLLADVVQRTLKVSNVKGVNDLRSHYVGNLFHVEIHIEVDKNLDTKTSHDIGKAVQRELESMNEINKVFVHIDPV